In Centroberyx gerrardi isolate f3 chromosome 20, fCenGer3.hap1.cur.20231027, whole genome shotgun sequence, a genomic segment contains:
- the sult1st6 gene encoding sulfotransferase 1C2 isoform X1 produces MSGEEVLSYTESIQRASDSIYRFPLIPIRGVPLMNHIANSWDSIWAFRPDPTDLLIATYPKAGTTWTQEIVDLLLHNGDAEICKRAPTTVRNPFLEIVSPAPIPSGLDLLKQMDPPRVIKTHLPFQLVPPGFWENKCKAIYVARNAKDNMVSYYHFDRMNMTQPEPGPWDGYIHKFMRGELAWGSWYDHVKGYWEEREKKNILYLFYEDMKEVRMFLNIWALSYLSLSHAHSHTLTFPQNPRREVERIMRYLDLSISDDVLSRIVELTSFKSMKENPMANYTFIPAPVFDHSISPFMRKGEVGDWTNHFTPDQSKIFDEDYEKQMKAANIPFRTRI; encoded by the exons ATGTCAGGGGAGGAGGTGTTGTCCTACACCGAGTCCATTCAGAGGGCCAGCGACTCCATCTATCGCTTCCCTCTGATCCCCATCAGAGGGGTGCCTCTCATGAACCACATCGCCAACAGCTGGGACTCCATCTGGGCCTTCCGTCCCGACCCCACTGACCTCCTCATCGCCACCTACCCCAAAGCAG GAACCACATGGACCCAGGAGATAGTAGACCTGCTTCTTCACAACGGAGATGCTGAGATTTGCAAGCGAGCGCCCACGACCGTCCGCAATCCCTTCCTGGAGATCGTCTCCCCAGCGCCCATCCCTTCAg GTCTTGATCTTCTGAAGCAAATGGATCCCCCAAGAGTGATCAAGACACATCTTCCTTTTCAGCTGGTGCCACCTGGATTTTGGGAAAACAAATGCAAG GCTATCTATGTAGCACGCAATGCGAAGGACAACATGGTGAGCTACTACCACTTTGACCGTATGAACATGACCCAGCCTGAGCCGGGGCCCTGGGACGGCTACATACACAAGTTCATGCGAGGAGAGT TGGCCTGGGGCTCCTGGTATGACCATGTGAAGGGTtactgggaggagagagagaagaagaacatcCTTTACCTCTTCTATGAAGACATGAAGGAGGTGAGAATGTTTCTTAACATATGGGCCCtatcctatctctctctctctcatgcacactctcacacactgacGTTTCCTCAGAATCCTCGGCGAGAAGTGGAGCGCATCATGCGCTACCTGGACTTGTCCATCTCTGATGATGTCCTCAGCCGCATTGTGGAGCTCACATCCTTCAAGAGCATGAAGGAGAACCCGATGGCCAACTACACCTTCATCCCTGCGCCTGTCTTTGACcattccatctctcccttcatGAGAAAAG GTGAAGTAGGTGATTGGACCAATCATTTCACCCCTGACCAATCAAAGATATTTGATGAAGATTATGAAAAGCAAATGAAGGCAGCCAACATACCATTCAGGACCCGAATCTAA
- the sult1st6 gene encoding sulfotransferase 1C2 isoform X2, which produces MSGEEVLSYTESIQRASDSIYRFPLIPIRGVPLMNHIANSWDSIWAFRPDPTDLLIATYPKAGTTWTQEIVDLLLHNGDAEICKRAPTTVRNPFLEIVSPAPIPSGLDLLKQMDPPRVIKTHLPFQLVPPGFWENKCKAIYVARNAKDNMVSYYHFDRMNMTQPEPGPWDGYIHKFMRGELAWGSWYDHVKGYWEEREKKNILYLFYEDMKENPRREVERIMRYLDLSISDDVLSRIVELTSFKSMKENPMANYTFIPAPVFDHSISPFMRKGEVGDWTNHFTPDQSKIFDEDYEKQMKAANIPFRTRI; this is translated from the exons ATGTCAGGGGAGGAGGTGTTGTCCTACACCGAGTCCATTCAGAGGGCCAGCGACTCCATCTATCGCTTCCCTCTGATCCCCATCAGAGGGGTGCCTCTCATGAACCACATCGCCAACAGCTGGGACTCCATCTGGGCCTTCCGTCCCGACCCCACTGACCTCCTCATCGCCACCTACCCCAAAGCAG GAACCACATGGACCCAGGAGATAGTAGACCTGCTTCTTCACAACGGAGATGCTGAGATTTGCAAGCGAGCGCCCACGACCGTCCGCAATCCCTTCCTGGAGATCGTCTCCCCAGCGCCCATCCCTTCAg GTCTTGATCTTCTGAAGCAAATGGATCCCCCAAGAGTGATCAAGACACATCTTCCTTTTCAGCTGGTGCCACCTGGATTTTGGGAAAACAAATGCAAG GCTATCTATGTAGCACGCAATGCGAAGGACAACATGGTGAGCTACTACCACTTTGACCGTATGAACATGACCCAGCCTGAGCCGGGGCCCTGGGACGGCTACATACACAAGTTCATGCGAGGAGAGT TGGCCTGGGGCTCCTGGTATGACCATGTGAAGGGTtactgggaggagagagagaagaagaacatcCTTTACCTCTTCTATGAAGACATGAAGGAG AATCCTCGGCGAGAAGTGGAGCGCATCATGCGCTACCTGGACTTGTCCATCTCTGATGATGTCCTCAGCCGCATTGTGGAGCTCACATCCTTCAAGAGCATGAAGGAGAACCCGATGGCCAACTACACCTTCATCCCTGCGCCTGTCTTTGACcattccatctctcccttcatGAGAAAAG GTGAAGTAGGTGATTGGACCAATCATTTCACCCCTGACCAATCAAAGATATTTGATGAAGATTATGAAAAGCAAATGAAGGCAGCCAACATACCATTCAGGACCCGAATCTAA